A region from the Euzebyales bacterium genome encodes:
- a CDS encoding CDP-alcohol phosphatidyltransferase family protein, whose protein sequence is MYVAALVVSIVVMVAVTVLSRRLPTEPVPDLDTYLDRWSATHEGYDARPTRLLRGWLTLMHAAARPLATVGVLPNVLTAWAVWLALGVVALAGLGGLWAVAGALLLVVSGFGDGLDGAVAVLTDRATRWGYVLDSVADRLTDTLFLTAAWAVGAPAWLAVTTGVAMFLLEYLRARAGNAGADPAAVITVGERPSRVICCAIALALAGSAPDRAAELAGWSIAVLMVLTLVGIAQLVVALRRELR, encoded by the coding sequence ATGTACGTGGCCGCCCTCGTCGTGTCGATCGTTGTGATGGTCGCGGTCACCGTGCTCTCGCGCAGGCTGCCGACCGAGCCGGTGCCCGACCTCGACACGTATCTGGACCGCTGGAGCGCCACGCACGAGGGCTACGACGCGCGTCCTACGCGGCTGCTGCGCGGCTGGCTGACGCTGATGCACGCCGCCGCACGCCCGCTCGCGACCGTCGGGGTGCTGCCCAACGTGCTGACCGCGTGGGCGGTCTGGCTGGCGCTCGGCGTCGTCGCGCTCGCCGGGCTCGGCGGCTTGTGGGCGGTGGCGGGCGCGCTGCTGCTGGTCGTCAGCGGGTTCGGCGACGGCCTCGACGGAGCGGTCGCTGTGCTGACCGACCGCGCGACCCGGTGGGGGTACGTGCTGGACTCGGTAGCCGACCGCCTCACCGACACGCTGTTTCTGACCGCGGCATGGGCGGTCGGCGCGCCGGCGTGGCTGGCCGTCACGACCGGCGTCGCGATGTTCCTCCTCGAGTACCTGCGTGCACGGGCCGGCAACGCCGGCGCCGATCCCGCCGCCGTGATCACGGTGGGCGAGCGGCCCTCGCGCGTCATCTGCTGCGCGATCGCACTCGCGCTCGCGGGCTCCGCCCCGGACCGTGCCGCCGAGCTCGCCGGCTGGTCGATCGCGGTCCTGATGGTGCTGACGTTGGTCGGCATCGCGCAACTGGTCGTCGCGCTGCGCCGCGAGCTGCGCTGA
- the crtI gene encoding phytoene desaturase family protein: protein MTRITVVGAGVGGLACGARLAARGYDVQVYEQADVVGGKLGLHEQDGFRFDTGPSLLTWPQVLHDVLEATAPADGGAPVDLERVEPIARYHYPDGAILDAYGERDRMRRSFDTALGLGTGAAWTRLMDRAGRMWDAIEGPILSQPQHGVTGLVNQARRLTDLQKIAPHRSLRGIGQQYLHHPHQQQFLERYATYTGSDPRRAPAVLATIPWLEQTTGAWYVDGGLHRIAEVLAERIVAHGGNVHTSARVDAVATSGDRVTGITLADGTRAPADIVIANTEARTLYGRLLEHPGAPKWRRELERAEPSLSGFVVLLGLDGTTPDLAHHSVLFSADYDAEFDAIFGSDPQPVADPTIYVSVPDDATTAPDGSEAWFVLVNAARQGPVDWDAGDRSARYAEHVIDLMAKRGIDVRHRIRTSAWISPADLARRTGAIGGAIYGTSSNGWRAAAMRPANRGPIEGLYLVGGSAHPGGGLPLVLKSAEITANLIGG from the coding sequence ATGACCCGCATAACCGTGGTGGGCGCCGGGGTCGGCGGGCTGGCTTGCGGCGCCAGGCTCGCGGCTCGCGGCTACGACGTGCAGGTGTATGAGCAGGCCGACGTGGTCGGGGGCAAGCTCGGATTGCACGAGCAGGACGGCTTCCGATTCGACACGGGGCCGTCCCTGCTCACGTGGCCGCAGGTGCTGCACGACGTCCTCGAGGCCACCGCCCCCGCGGACGGCGGCGCACCGGTCGACCTCGAGCGGGTCGAGCCGATCGCCCGCTACCACTACCCGGACGGCGCCATCCTGGATGCCTACGGCGAACGCGACCGGATGCGCCGGTCGTTCGACACCGCGCTCGGGTTGGGAACCGGCGCCGCGTGGACCCGCCTGATGGACCGCGCCGGGCGCATGTGGGACGCGATCGAGGGCCCGATCCTGTCGCAGCCGCAGCACGGCGTGACGGGGCTGGTCAACCAGGCGCGCCGCCTGACCGACCTGCAGAAGATCGCCCCGCACCGCTCGTTGCGCGGCATCGGGCAGCAGTACCTGCACCACCCGCACCAACAGCAGTTCCTGGAGCGCTACGCGACCTACACCGGGTCGGACCCCCGCAGGGCGCCGGCGGTCCTCGCGACCATCCCGTGGCTCGAGCAGACGACCGGTGCCTGGTATGTCGACGGCGGGCTGCACCGCATCGCCGAGGTGCTCGCCGAGCGCATCGTCGCGCACGGCGGAAACGTCCACACGTCGGCGCGCGTCGACGCCGTCGCGACCAGCGGCGACCGGGTGACCGGCATCACGCTGGCCGATGGCACGCGGGCGCCCGCCGACATCGTGATCGCCAACACCGAGGCGCGCACGCTGTACGGGCGGCTGCTGGAGCACCCCGGCGCGCCGAAGTGGCGCCGGGAGCTCGAGCGGGCCGAGCCCTCGCTGTCGGGCTTCGTCGTGCTGCTCGGGCTCGACGGCACGACCCCCGACCTGGCGCACCACTCGGTGCTGTTCAGCGCCGACTACGACGCGGAGTTCGACGCGATCTTCGGTTCGGATCCCCAGCCGGTGGCCGACCCGACCATCTACGTGTCGGTGCCGGACGACGCGACGACGGCGCCCGACGGCAGCGAGGCTTGGTTCGTGCTGGTCAACGCCGCGCGCCAGGGTCCGGTCGACTGGGACGCCGGCGACAGGTCGGCCCGCTACGCCGAGCACGTCATCGACCTGATGGCCAAGCGCGGCATCGACGTCCGCCACCGCATCCGGACCTCGGCGTGGATCAGCCCGGCCGACCTGGCCCGGCGCACCGGTGCGATCGGCGGCGCCATCTACGGCACGTCGTCCAACGGCTGGCGCGCGGCCGCCATGCGCCCAGCCAACCGCGGACCGATCGAGGGCCTGTACCTCGTCGGCGGCTCCGCGCACCCCGGTGGCGGCCTGCCGTTGGTCCTGAAGTCCGCGGAGATCACCGCGAACCTCATCGGCGGCTGA